A window of the Narcine bancroftii isolate sNarBan1 chromosome 4, sNarBan1.hap1, whole genome shotgun sequence genome harbors these coding sequences:
- the LOC138760860 gene encoding 5-hydroxytryptamine receptor 1D-like, producing MNNSTECLGPNNADLQTHSKNANCSAKLDTHGGDGIPALGICISVFLCLITLATVVSNGFVIATIYQTRKLHTPANILIGSLAVTDLMVSLLVMPISIVYTVSGTWSFGQIVCDIWLSSDITCCTASILHLCVIALDRYWAITDAVEYSSRRTPERAAAMIVTVWVISICISIPPLFWRQAKAVGLTDCMVNTDQIFYTIYSTFGAFYIPTLLLIALYGRIYLEARSRILRQTPKNTAKRLTTAQLVADSPGSSSLSVNSRANEASDETGGSPVYLNHVKIKVSDALLERKRILAARERKATKTLGIILGAFIVCWLPFFIITLVIPMCKEACWFHHAIFDIFNWLGYLNSLINPIIYTMSNDDFKQAFQKLIRFR from the coding sequence ATGAACAATTCCACCGAATGTCTTGGGCCAAACAACGCGGACCTTCAAACCCATTCAAAGAATGCAAACTGCAGCGCCAAACTAGACACTCATGGTGGGGACGGCATTCCAGCCTTAGGCATTTGCATCTCGGTTTTCTTGTGCCTCATCACCTTGGCCACGGTGGTGTCCAACGGATTTGTAATCGCCACTATCTACCAAACCAGGAAGCTCCATACTCCCGCCAATATCCTGATCGGGTCCCTGGCTGTCACTGATCTCATGGTCTCCCTCCTAGTGATGCCCATAAGTATTGTGTACACCGTCAGCGGGACCTGGAGCTTCGGACAAATTGTCTGCGATATCTGGCTGTCTTCGGACATCACTTGCTGCACCGCTTCAATCCTGCATTTGTGTGTGATCGCATTAGACAGGTATTGGGCCATCACCGACGCTGTGGAATACTCGAGCAGGAGGACCCCAGAAAGAGCCGCTGCTATGATCGTCACCGTCTGGGTCATCTCCATCTGTATTTCCATCCCACCCTTGTTCTGGAGACAAGCCAAGGCAGTCGGGTTAACTGACTGCATGGTCAACACCGATCAAATCTTCTACACCATCTATTCGACCTTCGGAGCCTTTTACATCCCCACCCTGCTGCTTATCGCTCTCTACGGGAGAATCTACTTGGAGGCACGATCCCGGATCCTGAGGCAAACACCTAAGAACACGGCCAAGAGGTTGACTACTGCTCAGCTGGTTGCCGACTCCCCGGGATCGTCCTCCCTTTCGGTCAACTCTCGAGCTAACGAGGCTTCCGATGAGACCGGAGGGTCTCCCGTTTATTTAAACCACGTCAAAATCAAAGTCTCTGACGCTCTTTTGGAGAGGAAACGGATCTTGGCGGCCCGGGAAAGGAAGGCGACGAAAACTTTGGGGATAATCTTAGGGGCGTTTATCGTGTGCTGGCTGCCTTTCTTTATCATTACACTGGTGATTCCCATGTGCAAGGAAGCTTGCTGGTTCCATCATGCTATCTTTGACATCTTTAATTGGCTGGGCTATCTCAATTCTCTCATCAATCCCATCATTTACACCATGTCCAACGACGATTTCAAGCAGGCATTCCAGAAACTAATCCGGTTTAGATGA